A genomic region of Acidimicrobiales bacterium contains the following coding sequences:
- a CDS encoding aminotransferase class V-fold PLP-dependent enzyme gives MTEPEGDVRDLFLLPEGVVWLNTAYMGPLPRVAVEAGWSALDRKSRPWTVVDDDFFVPGETYRGLVAGLLGADADGVAVTPSVSFGLSTFAALLPLDAGQVVLVPGGEFPSNLLPWTAAAARAGATVERVAPGPDGDHTAALLAAVDAHGERVALVAAPPCHWTDGTVIDLVAVGAAARRVGAALAVDVCQSLGAVPFDVSAVQPDVVAGATYKWLLGPYGMGFAWFAPRWRHGPPLDHAWANQAGADDFTSLTALDAGYRPGARRYDVGEAAHHQLMAIALASLRLVSGWGPARTAAHAARLTTRIAEGAAALGLAVPEARLRSPHLMGLGLAGTGLDAAGLAAHLADDRVHVSVRGPSLRVSAHRLNSDDDVDRLLASLAAAVEGAHR, from the coding sequence ATGACCGAGCCCGAGGGCGACGTGCGGGACCTGTTCCTGCTGCCGGAGGGCGTGGTGTGGCTCAACACGGCCTACATGGGCCCGCTGCCCCGGGTGGCGGTGGAGGCGGGCTGGTCGGCCCTGGACCGCAAGTCCCGGCCCTGGACCGTGGTGGACGACGACTTCTTCGTGCCCGGGGAGACGTACCGGGGCCTGGTCGCCGGCCTGCTGGGGGCCGACGCCGACGGGGTGGCGGTCACGCCGTCGGTCAGCTTCGGCCTCTCCACCTTCGCCGCCCTCCTGCCCCTCGACGCCGGGCAGGTCGTCCTGGTGCCCGGGGGCGAGTTCCCGTCCAACCTGCTGCCGTGGACGGCCGCCGCGGCCCGGGCCGGGGCCACCGTCGAGCGGGTCGCCCCCGGCCCCGACGGCGACCACACCGCGGCCTTGCTGGCGGCGGTGGACGCCCACGGGGAGCGGGTCGCCCTGGTGGCCGCCCCGCCGTGCCACTGGACCGACGGCACCGTCATCGACCTGGTGGCGGTGGGCGCCGCCGCCCGCCGCGTCGGGGCTGCCCTGGCCGTCGACGTGTGCCAGAGCCTGGGGGCGGTGCCCTTCGACGTCTCCGCCGTGCAGCCCGACGTGGTGGCCGGGGCCACGTACAAGTGGCTGCTCGGGCCCTACGGGATGGGCTTCGCCTGGTTCGCCCCCCGATGGCGGCACGGCCCCCCGCTCGACCACGCCTGGGCCAACCAGGCCGGCGCCGACGACTTCACCTCCCTCACCGCCCTGGACGCCGGCTACCGGCCCGGCGCCCGCCGCTACGACGTGGGCGAGGCGGCCCACCACCAGCTCATGGCCATCGCCCTCGCCTCCCTGCGCCTGGTGAGCGGGTGGGGCCCGGCCCGCACCGCGGCCCACGCCGCCCGCCTCACCACCCGCATCGCCGAGGGCGCCGCCGCCCTCGGGCTCGCCGTCCCCGAGGCCCGGCTGCGCTCGCCCCACCTGATGGGCCTGGGCCTGGCCGGCACCGGCCTGGACGCCGCCGGCCTGGCCGCCCACCTGGCCGATGACCGGGTCCACGTCAGCGTGCGGGGACCGTCGCTGCGGGTGTCGGCCCACCGCCTGAACTCCGACGACGACGTGGACCGCCTGCTGGCCTCGTTGGCCGCCGCCGTCGAGGGGGCACACCGGTGA
- a CDS encoding HIT family protein codes for MTIRADGCTFCAIVAGEVPAHVVLDDDVALAFLDIRPLFVGHTLLVPRDHHEALPDLPPALVEPLFARARRLAAAMPEVLGAQGSFVAVNNVVSQSVPHLHVHVVPRTRGDGLKGFFWPRLRGLDPDEAAEVARRLRAAVDPGPA; via the coding sequence GTGACCATCCGGGCCGACGGGTGCACGTTCTGCGCCATCGTGGCCGGTGAGGTCCCGGCCCACGTGGTGCTGGACGACGACGTGGCCCTGGCCTTCCTCGACATCCGGCCCTTGTTCGTGGGCCACACCCTGCTGGTCCCCCGGGACCACCACGAGGCCCTGCCCGACCTGCCCCCGGCCCTCGTCGAGCCCCTGTTCGCCCGGGCCCGGCGGCTGGCCGCGGCCATGCCCGAGGTGCTCGGCGCCCAGGGCTCGTTCGTGGCCGTCAACAACGTCGTCAGCCAGAGCGTCCCCCACCTCCACGTCCACGTGGTGCCCCGCACCCGGGGCGACGGCCTCAAGGGCTTCTTCTGGCCTCGCCTCCGGGGCCTCGACCCCGACGAGGCGGCGGAGGTGGCCCGCCGCCTCCGAGCCGCCGTCGACCCGGGCCCGGCCTGA
- a CDS encoding WhiB family transcriptional regulator, translated as MSVITPDSIRSLADLDRPAWLDDAICHGRTELFFAPHAERPPARLRREAAARQVCLRCPVRLQCRDHARGQLEYGFWGGESEGERAAAGYAVPAPIGGRVAHAV; from the coding sequence ATGAGCGTGATCACGCCCGACTCGATCCGATCACTGGCCGATCTCGACCGGCCCGCCTGGCTGGACGATGCCATCTGCCACGGGCGCACCGAGCTCTTCTTCGCCCCGCACGCCGAGCGGCCCCCCGCCCGGCTGCGCCGGGAGGCCGCGGCCCGCCAGGTCTGCCTGCGGTGCCCGGTCCGGCTCCAGTGCCGGGACCACGCCCGGGGCCAGCTGGAGTACGGCTTCTGGGGCGGCGAGAGCGAGGGGGAGCGGGCGGCGGCCGGCTACGCCGTACCGGCGCCCATCGGCGGGCGGGTGGCTCACGCCGTCTGA
- a CDS encoding Rieske 2Fe-2S domain-containing protein, with protein sequence MNRYPFPLPYGWFQVCEPEEVAAGATKALYYFDRHLVAWRDDGGELHVMDAFCPHLGAHLGHGGTVEGCQIQCPFHGWRFDTEGTNVDIPYSTRTNKRARVRAYPTCEVNGKSLAWFHPDPEVEPQWHVPALPELADGEGWWGPVRTRHTVQAHTQELGENAVDSAHFRYVHNTAEVPEITSYVTDGPLAEMKSVQRFPTPRGVVDGFIESTGYGPGVAVVRFGGIVDTLLVTSTTPIDTGSCETRFDFYTRSLGDAEATSNVAQAFVAEVDRQFLEDMPVWEHKAHLTRPALADTDGPFMAFRKWYAQFYAEGTEPGDERSLFPPPYWPDKMDESPAKATASARHGGG encoded by the coding sequence ATGAACCGCTACCCGTTCCCCCTCCCCTACGGCTGGTTCCAGGTCTGCGAGCCCGAGGAGGTGGCCGCGGGGGCGACGAAGGCCCTCTACTACTTCGACCGGCACCTGGTGGCCTGGCGCGACGACGGCGGCGAGCTGCACGTGATGGACGCCTTCTGCCCCCACCTGGGCGCCCACCTGGGCCACGGGGGCACTGTCGAGGGCTGCCAGATCCAGTGCCCGTTCCACGGCTGGCGCTTCGACACCGAGGGCACCAACGTCGACATCCCCTACTCCACCCGCACCAACAAGCGGGCCCGGGTCCGGGCCTACCCCACCTGCGAGGTGAACGGGAAGTCGCTGGCCTGGTTCCACCCCGACCCGGAGGTGGAGCCCCAGTGGCACGTGCCGGCCCTGCCCGAGCTGGCCGACGGCGAGGGGTGGTGGGGCCCGGTCCGCACCAGGCACACGGTGCAGGCCCACACCCAGGAGCTGGGCGAGAACGCAGTGGACTCGGCCCACTTCCGCTACGTGCACAACACGGCCGAGGTCCCGGAGATCACCTCGTACGTCACCGACGGGCCCCTGGCCGAGATGAAGTCGGTGCAGCGGTTCCCGACCCCCCGGGGCGTGGTCGACGGCTTCATCGAGTCCACCGGGTACGGGCCGGGGGTGGCCGTGGTCCGCTTCGGCGGCATCGTCGACACCCTGCTGGTCACCTCGACCACCCCCATCGACACCGGGAGCTGCGAGACCCGCTTCGACTTCTACACCCGGTCCCTGGGTGACGCCGAGGCCACCTCGAACGTGGCCCAGGCCTTCGTGGCCGAGGTCGACCGGCAGTTCCTGGAGGACATGCCGGTGTGGGAGCACAAGGCCCACCTGACCCGGCCGGCCCTGGCCGACACCGACGGGCCGTTCATGGCCTTCCGCAAGTGGTACGCCCAGTTCTACGCCGAGGGCACCGAGCCCGGCGACGAGCGGAGCCTGTTCCCCCCGCCGTACTGGCCCGACAAGATGGACGAGTCGCCGGCCAAGGCCACCGCCTCGGCCCGCCACGGAGGCGGCTGA
- the bioB gene encoding biotin synthase BioB, with the protein MSDTLSQPVALGRKPGPAASSREPLAADRARAALRAAETALLDERRMLTAEELAGLAHVPDTSVPSLAALAHEVRLAWCGPEVEVEGILSAKTGGCPEDCHFCSQSSAFDTPVKATPFLDTDEVLAAARETAALGASEFCIVLAVRGPDERTLQRILDLVPVVRDETGLNVAVSAGILTDDQARRLAEGGVHRYNHNLETARSYFGSVVTTHTFDERVDTCRLVRQHGMELCCGVLLGMGETVDQRLELLEELRAVGPAEVPVNFLKPMAGTPFAHLPAVEPLEAIRWIALFRLGLPEVILRYAGGREFTLGDLQAMGMTSGINALIIGNYLTYLGRSPADDLKMLDDLKMPVGALGPVI; encoded by the coding sequence ATGTCGGACACGCTGTCGCAGCCGGTCGCCCTGGGGCGCAAGCCGGGGCCCGCCGCCTCCAGCCGGGAGCCGCTCGCCGCGGACCGGGCCCGGGCCGCGCTGCGGGCGGCCGAGACCGCCCTGCTCGATGAGCGGCGCATGCTCACCGCCGAGGAGCTGGCCGGCCTGGCCCACGTGCCCGACACGTCGGTGCCCTCCCTGGCCGCCCTGGCCCACGAGGTCCGACTGGCCTGGTGCGGCCCCGAGGTCGAGGTCGAGGGCATCCTCTCGGCCAAGACCGGCGGCTGCCCCGAGGACTGCCACTTCTGCAGCCAGTCCTCCGCCTTCGACACGCCGGTCAAGGCCACCCCGTTCCTCGACACCGACGAGGTCCTGGCCGCGGCTCGCGAGACGGCGGCCCTGGGGGCCAGCGAGTTCTGCATCGTGCTGGCCGTGCGGGGCCCCGACGAGCGCACCCTCCAGCGCATCCTGGACCTGGTGCCCGTGGTGCGCGACGAGACCGGCCTCAACGTCGCCGTCTCGGCCGGCATCCTCACCGACGACCAGGCCCGGCGCCTGGCCGAGGGCGGGGTCCACCGCTACAACCACAACCTGGAGACGGCCCGCTCCTACTTCGGCTCGGTGGTCACCACCCACACCTTCGACGAGCGGGTCGACACCTGCCGCCTGGTCCGCCAGCACGGCATGGAGCTGTGCTGCGGCGTGCTGCTGGGCATGGGCGAGACCGTCGACCAGCGGCTCGAGCTGCTGGAGGAGCTGCGGGCCGTGGGCCCCGCCGAGGTGCCCGTCAACTTCCTCAAGCCCATGGCCGGCACGCCCTTCGCCCACCTCCCGGCGGTCGAGCCCCTGGAGGCCATCCGCTGGATCGCCCTGTTCCGCCTCGGCCTCCCCGAGGTCATCCTGCGCTACGCCGGGGGCCGCGAGTTCACCCTCGGCGACCTCCAGGCCATGGGCATGACGTCGGGCATCAACGCCCTCATCATCGGCAACTACCTCACCTACCTGGGGCGCAGCCCGGCGGATGACCTGAAGATGCTCGACGACCTGAAGATGCCCGTCGGCGCCCTCGGCCCCGTCATCTGA
- a CDS encoding LLM class F420-dependent oxidoreductase, whose product MTDDLQLGLVLGYWFAQPPTGVADQVALAEDLGFDSVWTAEAYGSDCFTPLAWHGAATSRIRLGTAVCQMAARTPVATAMSALTLDHLTGGRFILGLGASGPQVVEGWYGQPYPKPLARTREYVEIVRRVLARDEPLAYDGDHFQLPRTGEGTTGLGKPLRSITHPLRADLPIYLGAEGPKNVAMAAEIADGWLPMFMSPGLDDHYRACLEEGWARPGARRGPDDFEVANLVQVVIDDDVERAADVVRMSLGFYIGGMGAKEVNFHAELFSRMGYAEDVARIQDLFLGGRKEEAIASVPLALVEDVALVGPEAKIRDDLERWRRTCVTTLLVSGPPHQLRQITDLVRG is encoded by the coding sequence ATGACCGACGACCTCCAGCTCGGCCTGGTCCTGGGCTACTGGTTCGCCCAGCCCCCCACCGGCGTGGCCGACCAGGTCGCCCTGGCCGAGGATCTCGGCTTCGACTCGGTGTGGACGGCCGAGGCCTACGGGTCGGACTGCTTCACCCCCCTGGCCTGGCACGGCGCCGCCACCTCCCGCATCCGGTTGGGCACCGCGGTGTGCCAGATGGCGGCCCGCACCCCGGTGGCCACGGCCATGAGCGCCCTCACCCTCGACCACCTGACCGGTGGGCGGTTCATCCTGGGCCTGGGCGCCTCGGGCCCCCAGGTGGTGGAGGGCTGGTACGGCCAGCCCTACCCCAAGCCCCTGGCCCGGACCCGCGAGTACGTCGAGATCGTCCGCCGGGTCCTGGCCCGCGACGAGCCCCTGGCCTACGACGGGGACCACTTCCAGCTCCCCCGCACCGGCGAGGGCACCACCGGCCTGGGCAAGCCACTGCGCTCCATCACCCACCCCCTGCGGGCCGACCTGCCCATCTACCTGGGGGCCGAGGGACCCAAGAACGTGGCCATGGCGGCCGAGATCGCCGACGGCTGGCTACCCATGTTCATGTCGCCCGGCCTGGACGACCACTACCGGGCCTGCCTGGAGGAGGGCTGGGCCCGGCCCGGCGCCCGCCGCGGCCCCGACGACTTCGAGGTGGCCAACCTGGTCCAGGTGGTCATCGACGACGACGTGGAGCGCGCCGCGGACGTGGTCCGCATGTCGCTCGGCTTCTACATCGGCGGCATGGGGGCCAAGGAGGTCAACTTCCACGCCGAGCTGTTCAGCCGCATGGGCTACGCCGAGGACGTGGCCCGCATCCAGGACCTGTTCCTGGGTGGGCGCAAGGAAGAGGCCATCGCCTCGGTGCCCCTGGCCCTGGTGGAGGACGTGGCCCTGGTCGGCCCCGAGGCCAAGATCCGCGACGACCTGGAGCGCTGGCGCCGCACCTGCGTCACCACCCTCCTGGTCTCCGGCCCCCCCCACCAGCTCCGCCAGATCACCGACCTCGTCCGCGGCTGA
- a CDS encoding CocE/NonD family hydrolase: protein MRTIDLRALARRAAPLVVAGSLLATGTACSDDGGGSAGGPTTAPTTVAPGGARGGAGNPCDQGATVDAVGSVPVEGTPGDVTVTSFDGTEIRAHWFPVDGASADQPAPTVLMGPGWSLAGDTSVEGAALFGALGIGPLNEAGYNVLTWDPRGFGESTGAAAVNAPDAEGRDVQVLLDWVAEQPEAQLDGEGDPRSGMVGFSYGGGIQLTVGAQDCRVDALVPGLAWHSLESSLFKADTVKTGWSKILVDAAAGGSLDPHILSASTSGQAEGVISDEDREWFRSRGPGDAVDRITVPTLLVQGTVDTLFTLDEALTVHASLVERDVPTKMLWFCGGHGACLTDEGDPERVAEASFAWLDHWVKGDASVDVGPAVDLVDQDGTRWTGDAVPTEDGTVTGALDAPATLELVAEGGSGPSAAAPTDPDDILAGLVAGITPAPATNAVEVPVDVDAAADGRLAVGAPRLRFTYAGTVPDGPRPTRLFAQLVDRARGVVVGNQVTPIAVTLDGARHTAEVDLEVVAQRLAVGDGAGLVLQIVATTTAYGAPRLGGRVTISAAGVEVPLAAGLTEG from the coding sequence ATGCGCACCATCGACCTGCGGGCCCTGGCCCGCCGCGCCGCCCCGCTGGTGGTGGCCGGGAGCCTCCTGGCCACCGGGACGGCGTGCTCCGACGACGGCGGCGGCTCGGCCGGTGGCCCCACGACCGCCCCGACCACCGTGGCCCCGGGCGGCGCCCGGGGCGGCGCCGGGAACCCGTGCGACCAGGGGGCCACCGTCGACGCGGTGGGGTCGGTGCCGGTGGAGGGCACGCCCGGCGACGTGACCGTGACCTCCTTCGACGGCACCGAGATCCGGGCCCACTGGTTCCCGGTCGACGGCGCCTCGGCCGACCAGCCGGCCCCCACCGTGCTCATGGGGCCGGGCTGGTCGCTGGCCGGGGACACCTCCGTCGAGGGCGCGGCCCTGTTCGGGGCCCTGGGCATCGGCCCCCTCAACGAGGCCGGCTACAACGTGCTCACCTGGGACCCGCGGGGCTTCGGCGAGTCGACCGGGGCGGCCGCCGTCAACGCCCCCGACGCCGAGGGCCGCGACGTGCAGGTGCTGCTGGACTGGGTGGCCGAGCAGCCCGAGGCCCAGCTCGACGGCGAGGGCGACCCCCGCTCGGGCATGGTCGGCTTCTCCTACGGCGGGGGCATCCAGCTCACCGTGGGGGCCCAGGACTGCCGGGTCGACGCCCTGGTGCCCGGCCTGGCCTGGCACTCGTTGGAGAGCAGCCTGTTCAAGGCCGACACGGTGAAGACGGGCTGGTCCAAGATCCTGGTCGACGCGGCGGCCGGTGGCTCCCTGGACCCCCACATCCTGAGCGCCTCGACCTCGGGCCAGGCCGAGGGCGTGATCAGCGACGAGGACCGGGAGTGGTTCCGGTCCCGGGGCCCGGGCGACGCGGTGGACCGCATCACCGTGCCCACCCTGCTGGTGCAGGGCACGGTGGACACCCTGTTCACCCTGGACGAGGCCCTCACCGTCCACGCCTCGCTGGTGGAGCGGGACGTGCCGACCAAGATGCTGTGGTTCTGCGGGGGCCACGGCGCCTGCCTGACCGACGAGGGCGACCCCGAGCGGGTGGCCGAGGCGTCGTTCGCCTGGCTGGACCACTGGGTGAAGGGGGACGCCTCGGTCGACGTGGGTCCGGCCGTCGACCTGGTCGACCAGGACGGCACCCGATGGACCGGCGACGCCGTACCCACCGAGGACGGCACCGTCACCGGGGCCCTGGACGCCCCGGCGACGCTGGAGCTGGTGGCCGAGGGCGGCTCCGGGCCGTCCGCCGCCGCCCCCACCGACCCGGACGACATCCTGGCCGGGCTGGTGGCCGGCATCACCCCGGCCCCGGCCACCAACGCCGTCGAGGTGCCCGTGGACGTCGACGCCGCCGCCGACGGCCGCCTGGCGGTGGGCGCACCCCGCCTGCGGTTCACCTACGCCGGCACGGTGCCCGACGGCCCCCGGCCCACCCGGCTGTTCGCCCAGCTGGTGGATCGGGCCCGGGGCGTGGTGGTGGGCAACCAGGTCACCCCCATCGCCGTCACCCTGGACGGGGCCCGCCACACCGCCGAGGTCGACCTGGAGGTCGTCGCCCAGCGCCTGGCCGTCGGCGACGGGGCCGGCCTGGTCCTCCAGATCGTGGCCACCACCACCGCCTACGGCGCCCCCCGCCTGGGGGGTCGGGTCACCATCAGCGCCGCGGGGGTCGAGGTCCCGTTGGCCGCCGGCCTCACGGAGGGCTGA
- a CDS encoding Fic family protein translates to MDTPSDAEVTHRLEQADAAYPPFAPFADWAAEPLGLGSWDDAAARLAVVRHRTPVDEVRAALDEVLRAAAVDTGAIEGLYAADRGFTLSVARNVISLDQAEVEAGIGFRRSFEAQLAGFELALQLATGDEVVTEAALREVHDVTCAGQDTYRILTPVGVQERALSRGSYKTDPNHVQLADGSFHSYAPVDRVPEEMHRLVTEMRSEAFLAAPAVVQAAFSHQAFTAIHPFADGNGRVARLLASVWLLRAASIPLWVETTDRTRYFDALAAADRGDRQPFLRLITSLSLSLLRELALVIEGGPTYGGPDRDERAAATASDVVAEELALLASRRTDVSVTRPPVRPGDLPVGVDVPAGAVVAVSGMGAVRWERVVSVGIDRRAGGLDRFCLLTHDPWRGDGRLLRQDRFAADEMVPQPSSAARRRLVRLTRRAFTVASAADSQDGPPLSEPG, encoded by the coding sequence GTGGACACCCCGTCGGATGCCGAGGTCACCCATCGGCTGGAACAGGCCGACGCTGCCTACCCACCGTTCGCGCCGTTCGCCGACTGGGCCGCGGAGCCGCTCGGGCTCGGCTCGTGGGACGACGCCGCGGCACGGTTGGCCGTGGTGCGGCACCGAACGCCGGTCGACGAGGTCCGGGCCGCGCTGGACGAGGTGCTCCGGGCGGCCGCGGTCGACACCGGCGCCATCGAGGGCCTCTACGCCGCCGACCGGGGCTTCACCTTGTCGGTGGCTCGCAACGTCATCTCGCTCGACCAGGCCGAGGTTGAGGCGGGCATCGGCTTCCGTCGCAGCTTCGAGGCCCAGCTGGCCGGCTTCGAGCTCGCCCTCCAGCTGGCCACCGGCGACGAGGTCGTCACCGAAGCCGCCCTGCGGGAGGTGCACGACGTCACCTGCGCCGGTCAGGACACCTACCGGATCCTGACGCCGGTCGGCGTCCAAGAGCGCGCCTTGTCGCGGGGGAGCTACAAGACCGACCCCAACCACGTGCAGCTGGCCGATGGCTCGTTCCACTCGTACGCGCCCGTCGATCGCGTGCCCGAGGAGATGCACCGCCTCGTCACCGAGATGCGGTCCGAGGCCTTCCTGGCCGCCCCGGCCGTCGTGCAGGCCGCCTTCTCCCACCAGGCCTTCACGGCCATCCACCCCTTCGCCGACGGCAACGGCCGTGTCGCCCGGCTCCTCGCCTCGGTGTGGCTGCTGCGCGCCGCCTCGATCCCCCTCTGGGTCGAGACCACCGACCGGACGCGCTACTTCGACGCCCTCGCTGCCGCGGACCGAGGTGACCGCCAACCCTTCCTCCGCCTCATCACCTCCCTCAGTCTCAGCCTGCTCCGCGAGCTCGCCCTGGTCATCGAAGGTGGGCCGACCTACGGAGGGCCCGACCGCGACGAGCGGGCGGCGGCGACAGCGAGCGATGTGGTGGCTGAGGAGCTGGCCCTGCTGGCCTCGCGACGGACCGATGTGTCGGTGACGCGGCCACCCGTGCGGCCCGGCGACCTGCCGGTCGGCGTGGACGTCCCCGCTGGTGCCGTCGTCGCGGTGAGCGGCATGGGAGCCGTCCGGTGGGAGCGCGTGGTCTCCGTGGGCATCGACCGGCGAGCAGGCGGCCTGGACCGTTTCTGCCTGCTCACCCACGACCCGTGGCGCGGGGATGGTCGGCTGCTGCGCCAGGACCGCTTCGCGGCCGACGAGATGGTGCCGCAACCGTCCTCGGCGGCTCGGCGGCGTCTCGTCCGCCTCACCCGTCGCGCCTTCACCGTGGCCAGCGCGGCCGACAGCCAGGATGGGCCGCCTCTCTCGGAACCAGGCTGA
- a CDS encoding HU family DNA-binding protein: MTKADFIAQVAAQAGTDKTTVAAVIKAFEETVAATVKRGDSIVLTGFLKFEQGQRKAGTARNPQTGEAVKTKAKKYPKVSAGTSLKKIVNNESPAPKLAKA, from the coding sequence GTGACCAAGGCCGATTTCATCGCTCAGGTGGCCGCCCAGGCCGGTACTGACAAGACCACCGTCGCCGCGGTGATCAAGGCCTTCGAGGAGACCGTGGCCGCCACGGTCAAGAGGGGCGACTCGATCGTCCTGACCGGTTTCCTCAAGTTCGAGCAGGGCCAGCGCAAGGCCGGCACCGCCCGGAACCCGCAGACCGGGGAGGCCGTCAAGACCAAGGCCAAGAAGTACCCCAAGGTCAGCGCCGGCACCTCGCTGAAGAAGATCGTCAACAACGAGAGCCCGGCCCCCAAGCTGGCCAAGGCCTGA
- a CDS encoding PhoH family protein: MPHAPSSPSRRRTHVLDTSVLLADPRCLTRFAEHEVVLPVVVLTELEGKRHHPELGWAAREALRVLEQLRLAHGSLTAPLPVNDDGGTLRVELNHQATAGLPPGLATDNNDHRILAVGHNLAAEGHDVVIVTKDLPLRLKASIVGLDADEYRNEQARDTGWTGYVELEVDPAAIDELFEERTLDLAEARDLPCHAGVALTSGSQSALGRVHADKRVHLLSGERTLFDVRGRSAEQRVAIDLLSDPSVGIVSLGGRAGTGKSVLALAAGLEAVLERGTHSRVLVFRPLFAVGGQDLGFLPGDREEKMGPWGAAVLDALHAVAGREVVEEVLARDLLEVLPLTHIRGRSLTDAFVVIDEAQNLERQVLLTALSRLGEGSRVVLTHDVGQRDNLRVGRHDGITSVIEALTGHPLFAHVTLARAERSPVAALVTSVLERSPE, from the coding sequence GTGCCCCACGCCCCCTCCTCCCCCTCCCGCCGCCGCACCCACGTGCTCGACACCTCGGTGCTGCTGGCCGACCCGCGCTGCCTGACCCGCTTCGCCGAGCACGAGGTGGTGCTCCCGGTCGTGGTCCTGACCGAGCTGGAGGGCAAGCGCCACCACCCGGAGTTGGGATGGGCGGCGCGGGAGGCGCTGCGGGTGCTGGAGCAGCTGCGGCTGGCGCACGGCTCGCTCACCGCCCCCCTGCCGGTCAACGACGACGGCGGCACCCTGCGGGTGGAGCTCAACCACCAGGCCACGGCCGGCCTCCCCCCGGGCCTGGCCACCGACAACAACGACCACCGCATCCTGGCCGTGGGCCACAACCTGGCCGCCGAGGGCCACGACGTGGTCATCGTCACCAAGGACCTGCCGTTGCGGCTGAAGGCCAGCATCGTGGGCCTCGACGCGGACGAGTACCGCAACGAGCAGGCCCGCGACACGGGGTGGACGGGCTACGTGGAGCTGGAGGTGGACCCGGCCGCCATCGACGAGCTGTTCGAGGAGCGGACCCTCGACCTGGCCGAGGCCCGGGACCTGCCGTGCCACGCCGGGGTGGCGCTGACCAGCGGCTCGCAATCGGCCCTGGGCCGGGTCCACGCCGACAAGCGGGTGCACCTGCTCTCGGGCGAGCGGACGCTCTTCGACGTGCGGGGCCGCAGCGCCGAGCAACGGGTGGCCATCGACCTCCTGTCGGATCCCAGCGTGGGCATCGTCAGCCTCGGGGGCCGGGCCGGCACCGGCAAGAGCGTCCTGGCCCTGGCCGCCGGGCTGGAGGCGGTGCTGGAGCGGGGCACCCACTCCCGGGTCCTGGTGTTCCGGCCCCTGTTCGCGGTGGGGGGCCAGGACCTCGGGTTCCTGCCCGGCGACCGGGAGGAGAAGATGGGCCCGTGGGGTGCGGCGGTGCTGGACGCCCTCCACGCCGTGGCCGGCCGGGAGGTGGTGGAGGAGGTGCTGGCTCGCGACCTGCTGGAGGTGCTGCCCCTCACCCACATCCGGGGCCGGAGCCTCACCGATGCCTTCGTGGTCATCGACGAGGCCCAGAACCTGGAGCGCCAGGTGCTGCTGACCGCCCTGTCCCGGCTGGGTGAGGGCAGCCGGGTGGTGCTGACCCACGACGTGGGCCAGCGCGACAACCTGCGGGTGGGGCGCCACGACGGCATCACCTCGGTGATCGAGGCCCTGACCGGGCACCCGCTCTTCGCCCACGTCACCCTGGCCCGGGCCGAGCGCAGCCCGGTGGCCGCCCTGGTGACCAGCGTGCTGGAGCGCAGCCCCGAGTAG
- a CDS encoding class I SAM-dependent methyltransferase, producing MALRDRIFAALYDRVLAPMEEAGLRAWRADLLADLSGTVVEVGAGTGANLAHYPPAVERLVVTEPEPAMLAQMRDRLGTVRPGVPVEVRRAASASLPLADGEADAVVSTLVLCSVPDPAATLAELRRVLRPGGRLVFMEHVAADHRPSRLRWQRRFDHVWPFLCGGCHLTRRTAEAIEEAGFTLEDVQRESARKASPLVRTMVRGTAVAPA from the coding sequence ATGGCCTTGCGCGACCGGATCTTCGCCGCCCTCTACGACCGGGTGCTGGCGCCCATGGAGGAGGCCGGCTTGCGGGCCTGGCGAGCCGACCTGCTGGCCGATCTCTCGGGCACCGTGGTCGAGGTGGGGGCGGGGACGGGCGCCAACCTGGCCCACTACCCGCCGGCCGTCGAGCGCCTGGTGGTGACCGAGCCCGAGCCGGCCATGTTGGCCCAGATGCGCGACCGGTTGGGCACCGTGCGCCCCGGTGTGCCCGTCGAGGTGCGGCGGGCGGCCTCCGCCTCCCTGCCCCTGGCCGACGGCGAGGCCGACGCCGTGGTGTCGACCCTGGTCCTGTGTTCGGTCCCGGACCCGGCGGCGACCCTGGCCGAGCTCCGCCGGGTGCTGCGGCCCGGGGGCCGGTTGGTGTTCATGGAGCACGTGGCCGCCGACCACCGGCCGTCGCGGCTGCGCTGGCAGCGCCGGTTCGACCACGTGTGGCCCTTCCTGTGCGGGGGGTGCCACCTGACCCGCCGCACCGCGGAGGCCATCGAGGAGGCCGGCTTCACCCTGGAGGACGTCCAGCGGGAGAGCGCCCGCAAGGCCTCACCGCTGGTGCGGACCATGGTGCGCGGCACCGCCGTGGCCCCGGCCTGA